In one Corallococcus sp. EGB genomic region, the following are encoded:
- a CDS encoding isopenicillin N synthase family oxygenase has protein sequence MNIPTVDLLDLASGEPARLERAAAALREAFGVFGLVFVKNHGVDAPALERFYDAFSAFVARPDAEKRPLGRADLWYQRGWTPPNTEVAVASNGQPDFKECYFAAPTPTDPQSAMEFPELYPENIWPDNAPPFFQEGLLTMGRALHEAGLKLLRGAALALSLPEDTFTAACEKAPHVTRALQYLPLGPSQVNTGILWGEEHTDFNLLTLLPGGRFLDPEGRPAPKPDDKSGLYLRTRATPDAPNGHMVRGTAPAGCIVAQVGQQLEILTGGTFLATPHVITAPGVPGWQRQSAAHFMHVHTSQVLFPLPGFRTPEAVANYAPPVLAGTYDIKTLVDIGLAPPAALDKLGYRHYDRLNRMRATS, from the coding sequence ATGAACATCCCGACGGTCGACCTCTTGGACCTGGCCTCGGGTGAACCGGCGCGCCTGGAGCGCGCGGCGGCGGCCCTGCGCGAGGCCTTCGGCGTCTTCGGCCTCGTGTTCGTGAAGAACCACGGCGTGGACGCGCCGGCGCTGGAGCGCTTCTATGACGCGTTCTCCGCCTTCGTGGCCCGCCCGGACGCGGAGAAGCGCCCGCTGGGCCGCGCGGACCTCTGGTACCAGCGCGGCTGGACACCTCCCAACACGGAGGTCGCCGTCGCCAGCAACGGGCAGCCGGACTTCAAGGAGTGCTACTTCGCGGCGCCCACCCCCACGGACCCGCAGTCCGCCATGGAGTTCCCGGAGCTGTACCCGGAGAACATCTGGCCGGACAACGCGCCGCCCTTCTTCCAGGAGGGCCTGCTCACCATGGGCCGCGCGCTGCACGAGGCCGGCCTCAAGCTGCTGCGCGGCGCCGCCCTGGCGCTGAGCCTGCCGGAGGACACCTTCACCGCCGCGTGCGAGAAGGCGCCCCACGTCACGCGCGCGCTCCAGTACCTGCCCCTGGGCCCGTCCCAGGTGAACACCGGCATCCTCTGGGGCGAGGAGCACACCGACTTCAACCTGCTGACGCTCCTGCCCGGAGGCCGGTTCCTCGACCCCGAAGGCCGCCCCGCGCCGAAGCCGGACGACAAGAGCGGCCTGTACCTTCGCACGCGCGCCACGCCGGACGCGCCCAACGGCCACATGGTGCGCGGCACCGCGCCCGCGGGCTGCATCGTGGCGCAGGTGGGCCAGCAGCTCGAAATCCTCACGGGCGGCACGTTCCTCGCCACGCCGCACGTCATCACCGCGCCGGGCGTGCCGGGGTGGCAGCGCCAGTCCGCCGCGCACTTCATGCACGTGCACACCAGCCAAGTGCTCTTCCCGCTGCCCGGCTTCCGCACGCCGGAGGCGGTGGCCAACTACGCGCCGCCGGTGCTCGCGGGCACGTACGACATCAAGACGCTGGTGGACATCGGCCTCGCGCCGCCCGCCGCGCTCGACAAGCTGGGCTACCGCCACTACGACCGCTTGAACCGGATGCGCGCGACCTCATAA
- a CDS encoding M35 family metallo-endopeptidase, whose protein sequence is MSKSLRGFKWLVGTVVGVSLLGGCGAPPAEGESTPAEATEQAQGALTAQVSAGKASMAASERVTVEVTLTNTSSSPVSLYKWDAPGEGLTEGRLSVSRDGQPVAYTGAHYKRVMGRAEDLITLAPGQSISGPVVVSDAYDLSVSGNYTLRYELEAHAGVSALSSNSVTLFIEGRRNSLEGAQAMGVVTGESLSYSGACTTSQQSSISSAFSGAQTYSNNAYTYLSGTPSPTSRFTTWFGTYNTTNWNTIKSHFSAIKSAFASAAVTVDCSCKDTGTYAYVYPTQPYKIYVCGAFWSAPTTGTDSKAGTLVHEMSHFNVVAGTDDWAYGQTAAKNLAKSNPTNARDNADSHEYFAENNPSLP, encoded by the coding sequence GTGAGCAAGAGCCTTCGCGGTTTCAAGTGGCTGGTGGGCACGGTGGTCGGCGTTTCCCTGCTGGGCGGTTGCGGTGCTCCTCCGGCGGAGGGTGAGTCCACCCCGGCCGAGGCCACCGAGCAGGCGCAGGGCGCCCTGACGGCGCAGGTGTCCGCGGGCAAGGCCTCCATGGCCGCCAGCGAGCGCGTGACGGTGGAGGTGACGCTGACCAACACCTCTTCGTCGCCGGTGAGCCTCTACAAGTGGGACGCGCCGGGAGAGGGCCTCACCGAGGGCCGCCTGTCGGTGTCGCGCGACGGCCAGCCCGTGGCGTACACCGGCGCGCACTACAAGCGCGTGATGGGCCGCGCTGAAGACCTCATCACCCTGGCCCCCGGCCAGAGCATCTCCGGCCCGGTCGTGGTGTCGGACGCGTATGACCTGTCCGTCTCCGGCAACTACACCCTCCGCTATGAGCTGGAGGCGCACGCGGGCGTGTCCGCGCTGTCCTCCAACTCGGTCACCCTCTTCATCGAAGGCCGCCGCAACAGCCTCGAGGGCGCGCAGGCGATGGGCGTGGTGACGGGCGAGAGCCTGTCCTACTCCGGTGCGTGCACCACGTCGCAGCAGAGCTCCATCTCCTCGGCGTTCAGCGGCGCGCAGACGTACTCCAACAACGCGTACACCTACCTGAGCGGCACGCCGTCCCCGACCAGCCGCTTCACCACCTGGTTCGGCACGTACAACACCACCAACTGGAACACCATCAAGTCGCACTTCAGCGCCATCAAGAGCGCGTTCGCCTCCGCGGCGGTGACGGTGGACTGCAGCTGCAAGGACACCGGCACGTACGCGTACGTCTACCCGACGCAGCCGTACAAGATCTACGTGTGCGGCGCCTTCTGGAGCGCCCCCACCACGGGCACGGACTCCAAGGCCGGCACGCTGGTCCACGAGATGAGCCACTTCAACGTCGTGGCCGGCACGGACGACTGGGCCTACGGCCAGACGGCCGCGAAGAACCTGGCCAAGTCCAACCCCACCAACGCGCGGGACAACGCGGACAGCCACGAATACTTCGCGGAGAACAACCCCTCGCTGCCGTAA
- a CDS encoding protease, giving the protein MGLGRRNLAWLAVLAAAAGVTACTPKPAEAPAQQQAPAATPPAKTPPPAPPPPAQEPAPVTTPKLECALSVHPKARVGEPIEVLFKLTNRSDTPFWVLKWQTPLEGILGTVFQVTRDGAEVPYQGPMVKRAPPNADSYALIAPGATVENAVEVTRAWDFTKPGTYRITFRDSLMDVATRQEDVPRAGGEYKPTPVTCAPVDVTVARR; this is encoded by the coding sequence ATGGGGCTCGGACGAAGAAACCTCGCATGGCTCGCGGTGCTGGCCGCCGCCGCCGGTGTCACCGCCTGCACCCCGAAGCCCGCGGAGGCGCCCGCGCAGCAGCAGGCCCCCGCCGCGACGCCTCCAGCCAAGACGCCGCCTCCGGCCCCACCTCCCCCCGCGCAGGAGCCCGCCCCCGTGACGACCCCGAAGCTGGAGTGCGCCCTCAGCGTCCACCCGAAGGCCAGGGTGGGCGAGCCCATCGAGGTCCTCTTCAAGCTCACCAACCGCTCCGACACGCCCTTCTGGGTGCTCAAGTGGCAGACGCCGCTGGAGGGCATCCTGGGCACCGTGTTCCAGGTGACCCGCGACGGCGCGGAGGTGCCGTACCAGGGCCCCATGGTGAAGCGCGCGCCCCCGAACGCGGACAGCTACGCGCTCATCGCCCCGGGCGCCACGGTGGAGAACGCCGTGGAGGTGACGCGGGCCTGGGACTTCACGAAGCCGGGCACCTACCGCATCACCTTCCGCGACTCACTGATGGACGTGGCCACGCGCCAGGAGGACGTCCCCCGGGCCGGCGGCGAGTACAAGCCCACGCCCGTCACGTGCGCCCCCGTGGACGTGACGGTGGCCCGACGCTGA
- a CDS encoding glutamine amidotransferase has protein sequence MRAVVVEHEGHEGPGLLGPALEAAGFTLVRRFRTVKREDVDAPLVVVMGGSMGVYEADAHPFLNDELALLGERLANDRACVGVCLGAQLLAAAAGATVSPGKNGFEVGVGPVRWTQDALKDPVVAGARARTPVAHWHGDTYTPVPGATLLASTDRYSQQAFRLGKSYGFQFHLELTAQELGRWLELGEAGLVARGKDVAALKAQLPRLKAAEAENTELLHRLAHQLAKGVR, from the coding sequence ATGCGCGCGGTGGTGGTCGAGCACGAGGGGCATGAGGGGCCGGGCCTGCTGGGGCCCGCGCTGGAGGCGGCGGGGTTCACGCTGGTGCGGCGCTTCCGGACGGTGAAGCGCGAGGACGTGGACGCGCCGCTGGTGGTGGTGATGGGCGGGTCCATGGGCGTGTACGAGGCGGACGCGCACCCGTTCCTCAACGACGAGCTGGCGCTGCTGGGAGAGCGGCTGGCGAACGACCGCGCGTGCGTGGGCGTGTGCCTGGGTGCGCAGCTGCTGGCCGCGGCGGCGGGGGCCACGGTGTCGCCGGGCAAGAACGGCTTCGAGGTGGGCGTGGGGCCCGTGCGCTGGACGCAGGACGCGCTGAAGGACCCGGTCGTGGCGGGGGCGCGGGCGCGCACGCCGGTGGCGCACTGGCACGGGGATACGTACACGCCGGTGCCGGGCGCGACGCTGCTCGCGTCCACGGACCGGTACTCGCAGCAGGCCTTCCGGCTGGGGAAGTCCTACGGCTTCCAGTTCCACCTGGAGCTGACGGCGCAGGAGCTGGGGCGCTGGCTGGAGCTGGGGGAGGCGGGGCTCGTCGCGCGGGGCAAGGACGTGGCGGCGCTGAAGGCGCAGCTGCCCAGGCTGAAGGCCGCGGAGGCGGAGAACACGGAGCTGCTCCACCGGCTCGCGCATCAGCTGGCCAAGGGCGTACGCTGA
- a CDS encoding class I SAM-dependent methyltransferase produces MSATGPLLLMLLWAVLLVGVLSIVVSTLRTGAPPMPSSPRVRRALLAMLPRDMHGTVLDLGSGWGDVAFDLADHCPQARIVAYELSWLPWLFSRLRQRLFPRGNLTLLRGDFFSASFREAACVVCYLSPGIMTRLAPRFAAELPGGARILSHTFGLRGWTPVRGVRLTDLYRTPVYLYEVPPRAPPHE; encoded by the coding sequence GTGAGCGCGACCGGCCCCCTCCTCCTGATGCTGCTCTGGGCGGTGCTCCTCGTGGGGGTGCTGTCCATCGTCGTGTCCACGCTGCGCACCGGCGCGCCGCCCATGCCCAGCTCGCCCCGCGTGCGGCGGGCGCTGTTGGCCATGCTGCCCAGGGACATGCACGGCACCGTGCTGGACCTGGGCTCGGGTTGGGGGGACGTGGCCTTCGACCTGGCGGATCACTGCCCCCAGGCGCGCATCGTCGCGTACGAGCTGTCCTGGCTGCCCTGGCTCTTCAGCCGCCTGCGCCAGCGGCTCTTTCCGCGTGGAAACCTCACGCTCCTTCGCGGGGACTTCTTCTCCGCGTCGTTCCGGGAAGCGGCCTGCGTGGTCTGCTACCTGTCCCCGGGCATCATGACGCGCCTGGCGCCCCGCTTCGCGGCCGAGCTCCCCGGAGGCGCGCGCATCCTCAGCCACACCTTCGGGCTCCGAGGCTGGACGCCCGTGCGCGGCGTGCGGCTGACGGACCTGTACCGCACGCCCGTCTACCTCTACGAAGTGCCGCCCCGCGCGCCGCCCCATGAGTAG
- a CDS encoding OprO/OprP family phosphate-selective porin has protein sequence MSPVPVLLAATGLLLAAPRAEASEPVTAPASEEPRKAAEPPIVLISEEGFALSSADKAFVLKPRGQLQGDGRFYFDDPDRTGTNTFLMRRVRPILDGTLFGFIDFRIMPDFGSGQPILQDAFIDFRPGEWIRLRAGRFKTPFGLELLQSDMDNPFIERSLTVDLVPNRDEGLELHGEGQGGRWQYSLAVVNGDPDGTSTDSNIDDSFDLVARVFALPFKGREPAFLQGLGLGIAVTHGLQFGTATNTGLAPFRSTGQEVIFSYLNNTSTGQIVTAHGQHLRLSPQGHFYWGSFGLLAEYVRSSQEVQVADARARLRNHAWQTAVSWVFGGKASFEGARPTRPFDPKTLQGGALEVAARYHALDIDNAAFPRFANPASSVSQAKGFGVATTFAVNRRVRFAMNFHRTNYVGGAPDGGDRPPENVLMSRFQLTF, from the coding sequence GTGTCCCCCGTCCCCGTCCTCCTCGCCGCCACGGGCCTGCTGCTCGCCGCGCCCCGCGCCGAGGCCTCCGAGCCCGTGACCGCGCCCGCCTCGGAGGAGCCCCGGAAGGCCGCGGAGCCCCCCATCGTCCTGATTTCGGAAGAGGGCTTCGCGCTGTCGTCCGCGGACAAGGCCTTCGTGCTCAAGCCGCGCGGACAGCTCCAGGGCGACGGGCGCTTCTACTTCGATGACCCCGACCGCACGGGCACCAACACGTTCCTCATGCGGCGCGTGCGCCCCATCCTGGACGGGACGCTCTTCGGCTTCATCGACTTCCGCATCATGCCGGACTTCGGCAGCGGGCAGCCCATCCTCCAGGACGCGTTCATCGACTTCCGCCCGGGAGAGTGGATCCGCCTGCGCGCGGGCCGGTTCAAGACGCCGTTCGGACTGGAGCTGCTCCAGTCCGACATGGACAACCCCTTCATCGAGCGCTCGCTCACGGTGGACCTGGTCCCCAACCGCGACGAGGGCCTGGAGTTGCACGGCGAGGGGCAGGGTGGCCGGTGGCAGTACTCGCTGGCGGTGGTGAATGGCGACCCCGACGGCACCAGCACCGACTCCAACATCGACGACAGCTTCGACCTGGTCGCCCGCGTCTTCGCCCTGCCCTTCAAGGGCCGCGAGCCCGCCTTCCTCCAGGGGCTGGGCCTGGGAATCGCGGTGACGCATGGCCTCCAGTTCGGCACGGCCACCAACACCGGGCTCGCGCCCTTCCGCAGCACCGGCCAGGAGGTCATCTTCAGCTACCTGAACAACACGAGCACCGGACAGATTGTCACCGCGCACGGCCAGCACCTGCGGCTCTCGCCCCAGGGCCACTTCTACTGGGGCTCCTTCGGCCTCCTCGCGGAGTACGTGCGCTCGTCACAGGAGGTTCAGGTCGCGGACGCCCGCGCGCGGCTGCGCAACCACGCCTGGCAGACGGCGGTGTCGTGGGTCTTCGGGGGCAAGGCGTCCTTCGAGGGCGCCCGGCCGACGAGGCCCTTCGACCCGAAGACGCTCCAGGGCGGCGCGCTGGAGGTCGCGGCGCGCTACCACGCGCTGGACATCGACAACGCCGCCTTCCCCCGCTTCGCCAACCCCGCCAGCTCCGTGAGCCAGGCGAAGGGCTTCGGCGTCGCCACCACCTTCGCCGTCAACCGGCGCGTGCGCTTCGCCATGAACTTCCACCGCACGAACTACGTGGGCGGCGCCCCGGACGGCGGTGACCGCCCTCCGGAGAACGTCCTCATGTCCCGCTTCCAGCTCACGTTCTGA
- a CDS encoding AAA family ATPase has protein sequence MKLTRLHVHHYRGLAPDTVLTFGPALNVVVGATGSGRTTLLELVSSVLCSDFSGLLREPFALDYALRFDALTVDVAVRNEPPAALPSTAGEGGPGDALALPPGALAHGLMPSIVATVRWDAAEDARLVMRASATGFACEVSGSAGFSKRMHWSVLDRSVWTLLFMAAQYLERGVKDRLKDLLRETFLLAPPRFDEALGMFERIGAIRYAMEQRGEELFPLGLMALPTWMPGWLRDQVEREPVPPSLLLRHDALPQGFLARFVALAGFASGTLTMDVTETTPLSQGGRLGFSGFRFAFVRPDGSPVTQEQLGHGQKRLLSFLYYLDVHPGFVVADELADGLHPDLVRACVRDMGERQAFVTSQSPLLLEQLELSNAEQLRTSLIRCEVGGGDGAWRWTQPTPDEAARWFDAYRAGSVPLGAMLRAQGFG, from the coding sequence ATGAAGCTGACCCGCCTGCACGTCCACCACTACCGCGGGCTCGCGCCGGACACGGTGCTGACGTTCGGCCCGGCGCTCAACGTGGTGGTGGGCGCGACGGGCAGCGGGCGCACGACGCTGCTGGAGCTGGTGTCCTCGGTGCTGTGCTCGGACTTCTCCGGGCTCCTGCGCGAGCCGTTCGCCCTGGACTACGCGCTGCGCTTCGACGCGCTGACGGTGGACGTGGCCGTGCGCAACGAGCCGCCCGCGGCGCTGCCCTCGACGGCAGGGGAGGGCGGTCCCGGGGATGCGCTGGCGCTGCCTCCGGGAGCGCTGGCGCATGGGCTGATGCCCTCCATCGTGGCGACGGTGCGGTGGGACGCGGCGGAGGACGCGCGGCTCGTGATGCGCGCCAGCGCCACGGGCTTCGCGTGCGAGGTGTCGGGCTCGGCCGGCTTCTCCAAGCGCATGCACTGGTCGGTGCTGGACCGCTCCGTGTGGACGCTGCTCTTCATGGCCGCGCAGTACCTGGAGCGCGGCGTGAAGGACCGGCTGAAGGACCTGCTGCGGGAGACGTTCCTCCTGGCGCCGCCGCGCTTCGATGAAGCGCTGGGCATGTTCGAGCGCATCGGCGCCATCCGTTACGCGATGGAGCAGCGTGGCGAGGAGCTGTTCCCCCTGGGCCTCATGGCCTTGCCCACGTGGATGCCAGGCTGGCTGCGCGACCAGGTGGAGCGCGAGCCCGTGCCCCCGTCACTGCTGCTCCGGCACGATGCGCTGCCGCAGGGCTTCCTCGCGCGCTTCGTGGCGCTGGCGGGGTTCGCCTCCGGCACGCTCACGATGGACGTGACGGAGACGACGCCGCTGTCGCAGGGCGGCCGGCTGGGCTTCAGCGGCTTCCGCTTCGCGTTCGTGCGCCCGGATGGTTCGCCGGTGACGCAGGAGCAGCTGGGCCATGGCCAGAAGCGGCTCTTGTCCTTCCTCTACTACCTGGACGTGCACCCGGGCTTCGTGGTCGCGGACGAGCTGGCGGATGGCCTGCACCCGGACCTGGTGCGCGCGTGCGTGCGCGACATGGGCGAGCGGCAGGCCTTCGTCACCAGCCAGAGCCCGCTGCTCCTGGAACAGCTGGAGCTGTCCAACGCGGAGCAGCTGCGCACCTCGTTGATCCGCTGCGAGGTGGGCGGCGGAGATGGCGCCTGGCGGTGGACGCAGCCCACTCCGGACGAGGCCGCGCGGTGGTTCGACGCGTACCGCGCGGGCTCCGTGCCGCTGGGCGCGATGCTGCGCGCCCAGGGCTTCGGGTGA
- a CDS encoding MFS transporter: MAIPSALATSIFRHRDFRLYQIARLCAVLAAQIESVAIGWQVYELTGSALALGYTGLSQFVPFLAFSLLGGQVADRYDRRSILALCQGVMMVCSLLLLSFTLGHFQDVRFVYGILVLFGTARAFYAPAGSALTPYLVPKEELTRAVAVNSTTWQVATIAGPAVGGLLYGWLGGKGVYITSASLCALTIVWILSLKVRTGSASREPISLKTLVAGLRFVRQKRMLLGSLTLDLFAVLLGGAVALLPIYARDVLHTGPWGLGLLRSAPAAGAAVVAVLLTFRPLGGHAGWKMFIAVAVFGAATLVFGLSTSLPLSLAALAIGGAADMVSVVVRHTLELVSTPDEMRGRVSAVNLMCIGASNELGEFRAGSLAEALGAVHAVVIGAVGTLVVVGLWAWFFPELRNVDRLESAAHRPPPPEPDAAESAPSL, from the coding sequence ATGGCCATCCCCTCCGCGCTCGCCACATCCATCTTCCGTCACCGCGACTTCCGGCTGTATCAAATCGCCCGTCTGTGCGCGGTGCTCGCGGCGCAGATCGAATCGGTGGCCATCGGGTGGCAGGTGTACGAGCTCACCGGGAGCGCGCTCGCGCTGGGCTACACGGGCCTGTCCCAGTTCGTCCCCTTCCTCGCCTTCAGCCTGTTGGGCGGTCAGGTCGCTGACCGCTACGACCGCCGCAGCATCCTGGCGCTGTGCCAGGGCGTGATGATGGTGTGCAGCCTGCTGCTCCTGTCCTTCACGCTGGGCCACTTCCAGGACGTGCGCTTCGTCTACGGCATCCTGGTGCTGTTCGGCACCGCGAGAGCCTTCTACGCGCCCGCGGGCTCCGCGCTCACGCCCTACCTGGTGCCGAAGGAGGAGCTGACGCGCGCCGTGGCGGTGAACTCCACCACGTGGCAGGTGGCCACCATCGCGGGCCCCGCCGTGGGCGGCCTGCTCTACGGGTGGCTGGGCGGCAAGGGCGTCTACATCACGTCCGCGTCGCTGTGCGCGCTCACCATCGTGTGGATCCTCTCGCTCAAGGTGCGCACGGGCAGCGCGTCGCGAGAGCCCATCTCCCTGAAGACGCTCGTCGCGGGCCTGCGCTTCGTGCGCCAGAAGCGGATGCTCCTGGGCAGCCTCACCCTGGACCTCTTCGCGGTGCTGCTGGGCGGCGCGGTGGCGCTGTTGCCCATCTACGCGCGCGACGTGCTGCACACCGGCCCGTGGGGCCTGGGCCTCTTGCGCAGCGCTCCGGCCGCGGGCGCCGCGGTGGTGGCGGTGCTGCTCACGTTCCGTCCGCTGGGCGGGCACGCCGGGTGGAAGATGTTCATCGCGGTGGCGGTGTTCGGCGCGGCCACGCTGGTGTTCGGCCTGAGCACGTCCCTGCCCCTGTCGCTCGCGGCGCTCGCCATTGGCGGGGCCGCGGACATGGTGAGCGTGGTGGTGCGCCACACCCTGGAGCTGGTCTCCACGCCGGATGAGATGCGCGGCCGCGTGAGCGCGGTGAACCTGATGTGCATCGGCGCCTCCAACGAGCTGGGCGAGTTCCGCGCGGGCTCGCTCGCCGAGGCCCTGGGCGCCGTGCACGCGGTGGTGATTGGCGCCGTGGGCACGCTCGTCGTCGTGGGCCTCTGGGCCTGGTTCTTCCCGGAGCTGCGCAACGTGGACCGGCTGGAGTCCGCCGCCCACCGCCCGCCCCCACCCGAGCCGGACGCCGCAGAATCCGCGCCCTCCCTCTGA